A stretch of Microbacterium sp. LWH3-1.2 DNA encodes these proteins:
- a CDS encoding VOC family protein: MTHIFVNIPTNDLERSKAYYTALGCALNPLFTDENAACIVWSDQIFFMVLTKEYFATFTDKEFADPKTHAQVLLSISRETREDVDRIVEAGVAAGGTAPGEPQDFGFMYARDLIDPDGNGVQFMWMDPEAAAKGPEAFMAEQATA; encoded by the coding sequence ATGACGCATATCTTCGTCAACATCCCGACGAACGACCTCGAGCGCTCGAAGGCGTACTACACCGCCCTCGGCTGCGCGCTGAACCCGCTCTTCACCGACGAGAACGCCGCGTGCATCGTGTGGAGCGACCAGATCTTCTTCATGGTCCTCACGAAGGAGTACTTCGCGACGTTCACCGACAAGGAGTTCGCCGACCCCAAGACCCATGCCCAGGTGCTGCTGTCGATCAGCCGCGAGACCCGCGAGGACGTCGACCGGATCGTCGAGGCGGGTGTCGCCGCCGGCGGCACCGCGCCGGGCGAGCCGCAGGACTTCGGCTTCATGTACGCGCGCGACCTCATCGATCCCGACGGCAACGGCGTCCAGTTCATGTGGATGGACCCCGAGGCGGCCGCCAAAGGACCGGAGGCGTTCATGGCGGAGCAGGCGACGGCGTAA